CTGGATCTCTTAATTGTTCTTCTGCAATTTGCCCAACATACCCAACAACATGTGAAAGAACTTCACCCAAGGGATAACGCCTTTGTGGTTGTAGTTCTATTTTTAATTCTGGGTGTTCAAATTCATGCGATTCAATCCAGGCACGATCACTAACAGTAGCATTTGTTTTTACTGCTACAGGTCGAGTACGTGAGCCTGGAGCATTCATCATTTTTACAACATAGTTTCTATCTAAAGCAAATCTTTTTGTTAGGATTTCTATGGTAGTCTCTTTATCTACCATATCTTCTTGATAGAGCATTATGCTATAAGTAGGTGTACTATCAACTAAAATCTTGCCTTCTCTATCAAGAATTGTTCCTCGTGGTGCTGGAATGGGTATTTCACGAATCCGATTATTTTCAGCAGCTTTAACATAATGTTCATGATTAACTACTTGGAGGAACCAAAAACGAACCCCAATAACAATAAAAAGAAGCAAGACAAAATACTTAAAGAATAGGATTCGTCCACGAGGTTTAAAAAGTTGTTGTGTTGGATCGTCAAAAATCTTCTTTTTTGACATAATTTATTTTAACACCTCACACCCAACAATATATGTAAGTAAATTAAAGAGGCTTTTATACAAACTAAACTTGTAGAGTTATTAATAAACTCTAGCATTACCACCATAAGAATTTTGCGTAAAGATCCGATCTAAAATAGGAAAAAGAAAAAATCCTATAATAAGATTACCTGCTGCTTGCCAAGCTGTCAATTTTACAATTTCAGGAGTGTTTAAATTTATAGGTAATGAATTAAAAACATAGTGTAAAGCTAAAAATAAAGTAACATTTACTACAGAAGCTAGCACAAGCACAAAAAGTCTAGTTAATTTATTATCTATAGCAAAATGAACATTGATACTAGCAATAATAAATCCGATCAATGTTTTGGTAAAACCACCTGCACCTAATAAACTAACACCAGAAGCTATATCTGAAGTATAACCAGTAGCTGCACCAACTAATGTCCCTTGCATAGGGTTTCGTTTAAGTGCCAAATAAACAGACAAAACAAGTGGGATATCAACTCTAGTAAACTGTGGGATATAAAGAGGCAATAGCCCTTGTAATGCGACAAAGAAAACAATTGCAATAATTATTTTAATAACTTGCACTGTATTAAATTCCAAAAATATTCTTACTTAATAGTTTCATCAATTTGAAACTCTTGTTCTGAGAGTTGCAAAACTAAAACTTCTTCTAATCCATCTAACCCAGCAGCAGGACGAACAACAATTCTATGACTTTTAGCACCACTGCCTAAACCCACTTCTTGCACATAACCAACTAGTAATCCTTTAGGATAAATGCCATCAAGTCCCGTAGTGATAATGGCTTCGCCTTCTTTAATAGGTTCTAAACCAGAAACATTACGCATTTCACAAAGCATTTTTCCTTGGCCTTTAATTTCACCATAAGCACGAGATTCTGAAAGTTGCGCACCAACGCCAGCATAACTATCTGTAATAAGTTGTACTTGTGCTGCTAGTGGCCCAAGACCTATAACTCTACCCACTATTCCTGCTGGAGTAATAACCGCTTGATGAAGTTTTATGCCATCTAATCGACCTTTATCAATAATTATTTTATTGTAAAAATCATTTCCAGAGCGAGCAATAACCTGTGCAGCAATAGATTTATAAGGCAGACTATCTTGGAGTTCCAAAACTTTAGCAGAACGACTAGTTGAAGCTATTTCTTCTTTAAGCTTAAAAACTTCTTGGTTAAGTTTGTCATTTGCTGCTTTTAGTCGTTCGTTTTCTTGTTTTGCCCCTATCAAATTAATATATCCATCCCAAATATTGTAAAAGAAAGACCCTACACCACCACCTGCTTTTTGGAATGGGTACATAGCTGTTAAAACCCAGCTTTGCAGTAAATTAGGCCGTCCATCTTTAGTACGCCCAAACCAAGACATAGATAGTAATTGGATAACCAATAAAACTACTAGCACAATTGGAGTACGATTTTTTCCGGTTTCTACTACAGACATAACTTAAATCTATTTGGTATTTTTTATTAGTTATTAATTATGGCTATTATAACCATAATTACCACTTTCCAAGCTAACACGTTTTAGTAACTCAAAGTCTGCCAACATTTTACCAGTGCCTAGCACAACTGAAGATAAAGGATTTTCTGCTAAAGAAACAGGCACTCTAGTTTCTTTCATTAGTAATTTATCTAGTCCTTTAAGTAATGCTCCACCGCCAGTTAAAACAATCCCTCTATCAGCAATATCGGCTGATAGTTCTGGTGGAGTACGTTCTAACGCGACACGTACAGCATTAACTATTGTTGAAATTGGGTCTGCCATTGCTTCGCGTACTTCATCATCAGAAATAGTTAAGGTTTTTGGAACACCTTCAATTAAGTCTCTACCTTTAATTTCCATAGAAAGGCGTTCTTCTAAAGGATAAGCTGAACCTAATTCTATTTTTATTTGTTCTGCTGTTCGTTCACCAATTAATAAATTATATTTGCGCTTAATATATTGAGTGATTGCTTCGTCTAATTCGTTGCCTGCTACCCGGACGGCCCGCGAATAAACAATACCTGACAAAGAAATAACAGCTATATCTGTTGTGCCTCCGCCAACATCAACAATCATATTTCCATAAGGCTCAGTTATTGGAAGTCCTGCACCAATAGCTGCTGCCATTGCTTCTTCTACTAGGTAAACTTCTGATGCTCTAGCTCTATTAGCAGCATCAATAACTGCTCGGCGTTCTACTTGGGTAATTTCTCCAGGAACTCCAATAACTACCCTAGGGCTAACCCAAGACTTTCCATTATGAGCTTTGCGGATAAAGTGTTGAAGCATTTTTTCTGTAACTTCAAAGTCAGCAATTACCCCATCTTTCATTGGACGAATAGCTACAATATTTCCTGGGGTACGCCCTAACATTTCTTTAGCTTCTTTACCTACGGCTTCTACTTTGTTTGTAATTTTATTGATTGCAACAATGGAAGGCTCACTTACTACAATCCCTCGGCCCTTAGCATAAACTAGTGTGTTAGCTGTACCTAAATCTATTGCTAGGTCATTAGAAAAAACATTAAAAAAGGATCTCATTTTCATTGCTAGGTTTTTTTATACCTCTATGTACACAAAGACTTTAATTTTTCGGCTTTTTTCTTGGAAAAGTTTATAGGTGCTGTCAAATTACTGCGGTTTTTATCAATCATTTTATGCCAAACAAGCCAGTAATATTACTATACTCTTAATCGTATCTAGGTAAATAAACTTAGATGGCATAACGAATTAAATTGGTAGGGCAGCATATCTTTTTAAGTAGAATAAGTCAAATTAAAAAAACGGTTAAATAACCCCCCTATTATTACGACAAAAACTTTTTTTTCAATACTTTGATTAATTTATTTTCAATTAACAATGCTTATTCTACAGGTGTTTTTAGCAGCACATTAAAAACTTATTCCGCTCATATCGTGCCACAATATCTGTGTTATACACAAGTAAGATCATCAGATTTGGCACCTGTTAAAATGCGCTAATAAAAATATTAACTTTTAATTAGTTTTACTATTTTGGAAGTAAATCAGGTAAGTCAGAAGGATTATTATTTTCTGGTAATACAGGTGTAGCAGGTGAATCTGTTGGACTACCTTCTTTAATCAAAGTTGGAGCTAAATTTCTAGTAGCTAACCTACTAACTTCAATAAATGGTTGAGGATAAACACCTATAAATAATGTTAATATAGTAGCAACGCCTAATACTATTTTTGTGTGAATATTAACAGTAATTACTTTGTCATCAGTTGGATTTTCTATAAACATTGCTTTAATAATTCGAGCATAATAATAAAAAGAAATTACAGTATTAATTACAGCTAAAACAGCTAAGAAACTATACCAGTCATTACTAGCTCTAATTAAGCCAGCAAATAACAAATATTTACCTATAAAGCCTGATGTAGGAGGAATACCAGCTAAACCAATTAAAAGAAATAGCATAGTTACAGCTAAAACAGGACTTTTCTTTATCAACCCGTTAAAATGCTCAACTCTATCGCCAGCAATTTTATCTCTTTTTAGTAGAATGATTATAGCAAAGACTCCTAAATTCATTGCCGTATAAGCTAGTAGGTAGAAAATTAAGCCTATATACCCAGTTTCATTTCCTGCAATAATCCCTAACAAAATATAGCCTGCTTGAGCAATAGAAGAATAAGCAAACATTCGTTTAGTGTTATTTTGAGTCATTGCACCAACATTGCCAATAGTCATAGTTAGGGCAGCAACAATTATTAAAAGACTAACCCAACCTGGTATTTCTTTTATAGTGCGAAGAGCAGGAAAAGCAATTAAGAAAATCCTTGCTAGTATTGCATAGCTAGCAACTTTTACCCCAACAGACATAAAAGCTGTAACTGGTGTAGGCGCACCTTCATAAGCATCTGGTGCCCACATATGAAACGGCACAGCAGCAATCTTAAACATTAATCCAACCGCAACTAAAATAACGGCTAAAGCTAATAAATAATAAGCACCTGGGCCAAATTTAACTTCCTCACTTAAAACTAAAAAAGATATTTTAAAGGCAATTTTGGAGAGATTTGATTCACCCGTAGTAGCATAAATTAAGGAAACACCATAAAGAAATATCCCAGAAGAAAAAGCTCCAAGTAAAAAGTATTTTAATGCTCCTTCATTAGATTTATCATTATGTTTTAGGTAGCCAACCAAAACATAAACAGAAATTGCCATTAGTTCTAAAGCAACATAGATAATTAGTAAGTTATAGCCTGAAGCCATAAACATCATTCCAGTAGCGGCAAAAAGCATCAAGCTATAGTAATCTCCATGTTGGCTAGATTCCTGGTCTAGGTACTTTATAGAAATTGCAATGGCAATGGCTGTTGCTACTAAAATTATAGCTTTAAAGACAAATGCAAAATAATCAATGACATACATGTCATAAAAGATAAATGTTGGCAATGCGTTATAAGTAGCATAATAGACTTGGGCTAAACCTAAAGCAGTAAAAGCCAACCCAATTAAACTAATATAGGCAGTAAAAGTTTTTTTCCCACGAGGCAACAAAACATCTGCTATCAAGACAAAACAAGCAAATAGAGTTAGTTGTAACTCTGGCATTAAGAAAAGTGCTTGTTTCCAAGATGGAAATGCTTGTAATAACATAGTTTATTTTTATATCCCTAATTTTGCATTTTTACTTATTCTGTCCATCATTATTTGGTGTTGGGCTAGTTTGTGGTGTATTTGTTGGTTGTGCAGAATTTAATAACCCAGTTGGATTAGTTTGTTGGTTATTATTTGCTGGACTAGGCCAACTGCCCCCCACAGCTTTTTCAAAATAATAAGGTTTAGCCTGTTTAACAATAGTATTTGTTGGTTGCTCAATAAAATCTAAAATAGGCTTAGGATAAATTCCTATAGCAAAAACTAAAAATAGCAGTGGAGCAAAATAAAGCCATTCCCGCCAATTTAAGTCCGTTAATTCCCGGTTTCTTTCATTTTCAATTTCGCCAAAAAATACTCTTTGATAAAGCCAAAGCATATAAGCAGCACTTAAAACAATTCCTGCTACACCAAATCCAGCCCATTTTCTATTAGCCTCAAATGCTCCTCGTAAAAGCAAAAACTCGCCTATAAAACCATTTAATAAAGGTAGCCCAATTGAGCTAAGAGTAAAAATCATAAATAACGTTGCATAACGAGGCATTTTCTGTGCTAAGCCGCTATATTCACTAATTAAGCGTGTATGACGACGCTCATAAATAACACCTACCAGCAAAAATAATGCTCCTGTAGAAATTCCATGATTTATTTGCTGCATTATTGAACCATTGATTCCATTAGGTTAAGAGCAAACATCCCTAGCATTGCAAAACCTAAATGACTAATAGAAGAATAAGCTATCAGGCGTTTTATATCTTTTTGAGCCATTGCACAAAGTGCGCCGTAAATAATACCTATTATTGCTAGTGGAACTACTATATTTAAGACTCTTTGATCCTGACAAGCATCACCTAAAATTGGTAAATTAAACCTTAAAAAACCATAAGTCCCCATTTTAAGTAAAACGGCTGCAAGTATCACTGACCCGGCGGTTGGTGCGTCTGTATGTGCATCTGGAAGCCAAGTATGAAATGGAAACATTGGTACTTTAATAGCAAAACCTATTGCAAAAGCAGCAAAGAGCCATAATTGCAAGTTTATAGGAATTAAAGAAAGTCCGTTGTCCCCTCGCGCACTACCCATTGCTTGCATAGCCCAAATATTAAAGCTTCCACTTGATGAAGCATTAAGGTCTGCTGCACGTTCAAGCATTGCAATCATTGGTAAGTTACCTTCAGCCATTAGCTTAACTGCATTGTTATAAGCTTCTCTAGCACCTACAACAGTATCTGGGAAAATAAAATAAAGTTTAATGATGGCAAGTAAAATTAAAACTGACCCTACAAGAGTATAAAGGAAAAATTTAATAGCAGAATAAAGCCGTCTTTCTGTTCCCCAAATTCCTATTAATAAATACATTGGCACAAGCATTACTTCCCAAAATACATAAAATAAAAACATATCTACCGCAACAAAAGTGCCAAGCATTCCTGTTTGTAACATTAAAAGAAAAATATAATATTCTTTGATTCTGTCGCTAATTGCTGACCAGGAAGAAAATATTGCTATCACGCCTAGTAAGGTTGTTAGCATTACCATACTTAAACTTAAACCATCAATTCCCATTTGATAGCGTGCGCCAATTAATGGAATCCATTGGTAATCTTCAATAAATTGTAACCCTTTAAGTGTTTTATCAAAGTTAAAAACTAATGGGATAGAGACTAGAAAACAAAGCAATGCCCAAACATTAGCAAATAATCTGATTACTTCTTTTTGCGTTTTAGGAACAAAAATTAAAATTATTGCCCCAACAAGTGGCAACCAGGTTACTAAAGAAAGAATAGGAATCCACAAAAGTTTCATAATTTATAGAACAACCCTTGTTAGAATTACTGACTAGTACCTAAGGAACTGTAGGCGGAACTTTTGGTGCCGCAGGAAACAGATATGAATAAAAATCTTTAATTGCTTGATACTCCAAACCAAAAATAATCAAAATTATGCCTAGTATCATAAATAGAGCATAATTACCTAAAAACCCTGTATGGAAACTACGTACTATCAATGAACCAGCGCGAGTGGTTAAACCTGTTAGATTTACCACTAAATCTACTCCATAGCGATCCATTGCACCAGACAAAATACTAACACCTCTTGTAACCAAAGCCGATCCATTAGGAATAGCGTCTAAAACATGGTGTTCACCTTCAGTTAAAAGATCATTAAGTTTCTTTACTAGCATAACAAACTTATTGTCTAGCAAATCGTCCCAATACCATTTTTTTATACTAATTTGATATAACGGTTTTAGTTTATCCGCCCAAGTATCTGCAAGTTGTGGATTTTTAACATAGATATAGTGAGCTAGATAAATTCCTGTTAATGAACAAGTTAAAGAAAGAGCAGCTAAAATAATATCTAAACCGCCAAAAGTATGTGTACCCGTGTTAAGTACTTCAATAGAAGGTGATAACCAATCATCAATTAAGTTATAGCCAAAAGGTAGTCCAATAAAACCTAGTGTAGCGGCAAAGAAGGCTAAAATTACTAATGGTAAAGTCATCAATGCAGGAGATTCTTTTGGATTAGCGACTAATGCAGAGATATTTTCTTTTACAACAGCATTAGTTTCTTGTTTCTCTTCTTCTATTTTTTCTATTTCTTTTATTTCTTCTTTATTTGTTACTGATTTTATACGAAAATATGTATTAGTTTCTTTATGTTCTTCTGAGCTTTCTATAGTGACTTTTTTCTCTTTTTCATCATATTCATCAACTTCTTCGCCACCATCGTTAGCAGTAGCACCAAGAAATTTCTGCTCAGACCAAAAAGTTAGTGCCATAAGTCTAGTCATATAAAAAGATGTTATTCCTACAGTAAGAAAGCCTATTGCCCATAAAAACTTAGCTAAAACAGGATGAAAAAGTGTAGTAGTAAAGGCTTTAGCAAGAATTTCGTCTTTACTCCAAAATCCTGCTAGTGGAGCAATTCCGCAAATAGCTAACCAACCTATTATCATTGTTTTATGGGTAGTGGGCAGATATTTTTTTAGTCCACCCATTCGTGTTATATCTTGTTCATGATGCATGTTATGAACAACACTTCCTGCACCAAGAAATAGCTGAGCCTTAAAAAATGCGTGTGTGACAACATGAAAAACTGCTGCAATAAAAGCCCCTACACCACAGCCTAAAAACATATAGCC
This region of Blastocatellia bacterium genomic DNA includes:
- the mreC gene encoding rod shape-determining protein MreC — its product is MSVVETGKNRTPIVLVVLLVIQLLSMSWFGRTKDGRPNLLQSWVLTAMYPFQKAGGGVGSFFYNIWDGYINLIGAKQENERLKAANDKLNQEVFKLKEEIASTSRSAKVLELQDSLPYKSIAAQVIARSGNDFYNKIIIDKGRLDGIKLHQAVITPAGIVGRVIGLGPLAAQVQLITDSYAGVGAQLSESRAYGEIKGQGKMLCEMRNVSGLEPIKEGEAIITTGLDGIYPKGLLVGYVQEVGLGSGAKSHRIVVRPAAGLDGLEEVLVLQLSEQEFQIDETIK
- a CDS encoding rod shape-determining protein; its protein translation is MKMRSFFNVFSNDLAIDLGTANTLVYAKGRGIVVSEPSIVAINKITNKVEAVGKEAKEMLGRTPGNIVAIRPMKDGVIADFEVTEKMLQHFIRKAHNGKSWVSPRVVIGVPGEITQVERRAVIDAANRARASEVYLVEEAMAAAIGAGLPITEPYGNMIVDVGGGTTDIAVISLSGIVYSRAVRVAGNELDEAITQYIKRKYNLLIGERTAEQIKIELGSAYPLEERLSMEIKGRDLIEGVPKTLTISDDEVREAMADPISTIVNAVRVALERTPPELSADIADRGIVLTGGGALLKGLDKLLMKETRVPVSLAENPLSSVVLGTGKMLADFELLKRVSLESGNYGYNSHN
- a CDS encoding NADH-quinone oxidoreductase subunit N; translated protein: MLLQAFPSWKQALFLMPELQLTLFACFVLIADVLLPRGKKTFTAYISLIGLAFTALGLAQVYYATYNALPTFIFYDMYVIDYFAFVFKAIILVATAIAIAISIKYLDQESSQHGDYYSLMLFAATGMMFMASGYNLLIIYVALELMAISVYVLVGYLKHNDKSNEGALKYFLLGAFSSGIFLYGVSLIYATTGESNLSKIAFKISFLVLSEEVKFGPGAYYLLALAVILVAVGLMFKIAAVPFHMWAPDAYEGAPTPVTAFMSVGVKVASYAILARIFLIAFPALRTIKEIPGWVSLLIIVAALTMTIGNVGAMTQNNTKRMFAYSSIAQAGYILLGIIAGNETGYIGLIFYLLAYTAMNLGVFAIIILLKRDKIAGDRVEHFNGLIKKSPVLAVTMLFLLIGLAGIPPTSGFIGKYLLFAGLIRASNDWYSFLAVLAVINTVISFYYYARIIKAMFIENPTDDKVITVNIHTKIVLGVATILTLFIGVYPQPFIEVSRLATRNLAPTLIKEGSPTDSPATPVLPENNNPSDLPDLLPK
- a CDS encoding NADH-quinone oxidoreductase subunit M encodes the protein MKLLWIPILSLVTWLPLVGAIILIFVPKTQKEVIRLFANVWALLCFLVSIPLVFNFDKTLKGLQFIEDYQWIPLIGARYQMGIDGLSLSMVMLTTLLGVIAIFSSWSAISDRIKEYYIFLLMLQTGMLGTFVAVDMFLFYVFWEVMLVPMYLLIGIWGTERRLYSAIKFFLYTLVGSVLILLAIIKLYFIFPDTVVGAREAYNNAVKLMAEGNLPMIAMLERAADLNASSSGSFNIWAMQAMGSARGDNGLSLIPINLQLWLFAAFAIGFAIKVPMFPFHTWLPDAHTDAPTAGSVILAAVLLKMGTYGFLRFNLPILGDACQDQRVLNIVVPLAIIGIIYGALCAMAQKDIKRLIAYSSISHLGFAMLGMFALNLMESMVQ
- the nuoL gene encoding NADH-quinone oxidoreductase subunit L produces the protein MLELIWLIPILPLLGFLINGMLAKRFNFSEKLIGGVAVASVFLAFVISVLALISYSSWVKTANNPTNSTNQTTAQKQAAPPYVAKQFSYTWITGGKAVLSEGQSKADYKLADFRIEWSYQIDHLSGLYILFITFVGLLIHIFAIGYMKGEAGFARFFAYLNLFMFMMLTLVLGSNLLMLFVGWEGVGLCSYLLIGFYLTKNDAAQASKKAFILNRVGDLGLVLAIIALFSTFGTLQYYEIANLVQSYPVETLGTFGLMSGIALGLFIGATGKSAQIPLYIWLPDAMTGPTPVSALIHAATMVTAGVYLLARMNMIFQRSLTMMLVVALVGSLTAFIAATIAVTQKDIKKILAYSTISQIGYMFLGCGVGAFIAAVFHVVTHAFFKAQLFLGAGSVVHNMHHEQDITRMGGLKKYLPTTHKTMIIGWLAICGIAPLAGFWSKDEILAKAFTTTLFHPVLAKFLWAIGFLTVGITSFYMTRLMALTFWSEQKFLGATANDGGEEVDEYDEKEKKVTIESSEEHKETNTYFRIKSVTNKEEIKEIEKIEEEKQETNAVVKENISALVANPKESPALMTLPLVILAFFAATLGFIGLPFGYNLIDDWLSPSIEVLNTGTHTFGGLDIILAALSLTCSLTGIYLAHYIYVKNPQLADTWADKLKPLYQISIKKWYWDDLLDNKFVMLVKKLNDLLTEGEHHVLDAIPNGSALVTRGVSILSGAMDRYGVDLVVNLTGLTTRAGSLIVRSFHTGFLGNYALFMILGIILIIFGLEYQAIKDFYSYLFPAAPKVPPTVP